The proteins below are encoded in one region of Pseudomonas entomophila L48:
- the aguB gene encoding N-carbamoylputrescine amidase, with translation MSTLRIATTQMACSWDLAANLERAEQLVRRAAAQGAQVILLQELFATPYFCIEQCHSHQALAQDYHDSPLLKRFAALAKELGVVLPLSWYERAGNAFFNSLTVADADGSLLGVYRKTHIPNAIGYQEKEYFSPGDTGFKVWDTAFGRLGIGICWDQWFPETARCLALMGAEVLLFPTAIGSEPGAAELDSRDHWQMAMRGHAAANLLPVVAANRVGHEVARTDDNLSMRFYGSSFICDHKGAMLQEADRDSSGVWLHDLDLERMREDRLTWGIYRDRRPSMYAPLLSLDGRTPQIARA, from the coding sequence ATGAGCACCCTGCGCATCGCCACCACGCAAATGGCCTGCAGCTGGGACCTGGCCGCCAACCTCGAGCGCGCCGAGCAGCTGGTGCGCCGGGCCGCCGCCCAGGGCGCCCAGGTGATCCTGCTGCAGGAGTTGTTCGCCACCCCGTACTTCTGCATCGAGCAGTGCCACAGCCATCAGGCCCTGGCCCAGGACTACCACGACAGCCCGCTGCTCAAGCGCTTCGCCGCCCTGGCCAAGGAGCTAGGCGTGGTGCTGCCGCTGAGCTGGTACGAGCGCGCCGGGAACGCCTTCTTCAATTCGCTGACCGTGGCCGACGCCGATGGCAGCCTGCTGGGTGTTTACCGCAAGACCCACATCCCCAACGCCATCGGCTACCAGGAGAAGGAGTACTTCAGCCCCGGCGACACCGGCTTCAAGGTCTGGGACACCGCCTTCGGGCGCCTGGGCATCGGCATCTGCTGGGACCAGTGGTTCCCCGAGACCGCCCGCTGCCTGGCCCTGATGGGCGCCGAGGTGCTGCTGTTCCCCACTGCCATCGGCTCCGAGCCGGGTGCCGCCGAGCTGGATTCGCGCGACCATTGGCAGATGGCCATGCGCGGCCACGCCGCCGCCAACCTGCTGCCGGTGGTCGCGGCCAACCGCGTCGGCCATGAAGTGGCGCGCACCGACGACAATCTGTCGATGCGCTTCTACGGCTCGTCGTTCATCTGCGACCACAAGGGCGCCATGCTGCAAGAGGCCGACCGCGACAGCAGCGGCGTCTGGCTGCACGACCTGGACCTGGAGCGCATGCGCGAGGACCGCCTGACCTGGGGCATCTACCGTGACCGCCGCCCCAGCATGTACGCGCCGTTGCTCAGCCTGGACGGCCGCACCCCACAGATCGCGAGGGCCTGA
- a CDS encoding agmatine deiminase family protein — MTLSLDSGWRMPAEWARHAATWMIWPHNQALWESGWGVTLADVQRDYARVAATIARFEPVKMVVDPSAIAIARELCGPGIELIELAVDDSWCRDSGPTFLTHPQHGVAGLSWRFNAWGGKSEHGKDRSLARRILDQLGFEGLSTPLCNEGGAIHVDGEGTLITTESVLLNPNRNPGLSKAEFEDCFARLLGIRKTIWLPGDPQYVTGDMTDGHVDGVCAFARPGVLLVDATHDQGSEYAEVARENRRALELATDAQGRAFELLDLYEASAAVDPNAEVFCASYTNFYLANGAVIMPAYGIDADQAAAQQLALAFPGREVVPVRIDHIAHGGGGIHCITQQQPAWQGARP, encoded by the coding sequence ATGACCCTGTCCCTCGACAGCGGCTGGCGCATGCCCGCCGAATGGGCCCGCCACGCCGCCACCTGGATGATCTGGCCACACAACCAAGCGCTGTGGGAATCGGGCTGGGGCGTGACCCTGGCCGACGTGCAGCGCGACTATGCCCGTGTCGCGGCCACCATCGCCCGCTTCGAGCCGGTGAAGATGGTGGTCGACCCCTCGGCCATCGCCATCGCCCGTGAGTTGTGCGGCCCCGGTATCGAGCTGATCGAGCTGGCCGTGGACGACAGCTGGTGCCGTGACAGCGGCCCGACCTTCCTGACCCACCCGCAACACGGCGTGGCCGGCCTGAGCTGGCGCTTCAATGCCTGGGGCGGCAAGTCCGAGCACGGCAAGGACCGCAGCCTGGCCCGGCGCATCCTCGACCAGCTCGGTTTCGAAGGCCTGAGCACCCCGCTGTGCAACGAAGGCGGCGCCATCCATGTGGACGGCGAAGGCACGCTGATCACCACCGAGTCGGTGCTGCTCAACCCCAACCGCAACCCGGGCCTGAGCAAGGCCGAGTTCGAGGACTGCTTCGCCCGCCTGCTGGGCATCCGCAAGACCATCTGGCTGCCCGGCGACCCGCAGTACGTCACCGGCGACATGACCGACGGCCATGTCGATGGCGTGTGTGCCTTCGCCCGCCCCGGCGTACTGCTGGTGGACGCCACCCACGACCAGGGTTCGGAGTACGCCGAAGTGGCCCGCGAGAACCGCCGCGCCCTGGAACTGGCCACCGATGCCCAGGGCCGTGCGTTCGAGCTGCTCGACCTGTATGAAGCCAGCGCCGCCGTCGACCCGAACGCGGAAGTATTCTGCGCCTCGTACACCAACTTCTACCTGGCCAACGGCGCGGTGATCATGCCCGCCTATGGCATCGACGCCGACCAGGCTGCCGCCCAGCAGCTGGCCCTGGCCTTCCCCGGCCGCGAAGTCGTGCCGGTGCGCATCGACCACATCGCCCACGGCGGCGGCGGCATCCACTGCATCACCCAGCAGCAGCCGGCCTGGCAGGGAGCGCGCCCATGA